Genomic segment of Gouania willdenowi chromosome 17, fGouWil2.1, whole genome shotgun sequence:
CAGAGTGCTCTTTCCTTagtaaaaaattatattaagttATGATACTATACAGCcgagtaataataatatcatgTATAACACGTATACTATATAAGTTCTAGAGTTATATGATAACTAATAAGTATATATGTATACCCTTTTTCAACTATTTTATTCTGGTTCTACTGGACTGTTGTTttacaaaacactaaaaaaaacaaaaactatcaTGTCATTACAGAATGTGTTATATTAATGTCTacgtcagtgtttttcaacctttttttgagCCAAAGTACatcttttttgttgaaaaaaaattccaaggcacaccaccaacccaagatgttaaaaaaattaatctctgtaacctatattaacaatatacagtcattcttatcaatGTATCTTGGAtaggaataaaataaacacagaaatacGTTTTTATGGTATTTCTTTTCTTATCATACTTAAGTATtattaataggaatcaaatgtCCTGGCCCCCTCAGTTAGCCTGGGTGCCACGCTCCTGGTTGAAACTATAATTGATCTCCCTTCCTTAGAgttattagtttttttgtattttattttattttattttttaaattattatcattattttcatttaattttctttttttttttttttttttttacctctaattgtctctgtctttgtgttatatgtggcaaaattaaaaaaaaaaaaaaaaaaaaaagaggaatcaaatgaacaacaaaaaaatatttcaaaaataaaaagtgtcatCAACATTCTGCAGttattcttatcaaagtgtcttgaaaacaaatcaaacaaaaaaaacaacatatttttaaacatctttcatattttgcatacttgataCACGTCGTGGGAGGGATAAAaggtaagttaaaaaaaaacctacattaattatgattaaaaaactaCAACTGtactttattctgttaaatgttttgttttatataatgtatttttttaaatatattatataatttttcattatatttatataacatATGAACAAAATCATGAAATTGAATAATAAGATTTAAAAACCCTGGTCTACGTGTCAGACATTCCCGCCTCGACTGTGCAAACTCAAAAACTAGTATTGACCTCATCTACGCATGCGCGGTCTTGGCTCGATTCGTCAGGGCTGCTGTTAAAATGGTCGCTGAGAGCCATCCGTGTTAGCCGCTGTCACTGTTTCTTCCTCTGATGACACCGTCCACAAGCTACTGACGGGAATGGGTCTGTCTCAGAGCTCTGACGTGTCCGATGGAGGGACGTACGGATATCATGTGCACGGTGTAAGGATTATTATGACAATAATAAAAGTCTTGTGTTTGTTTGGAAGAAGCGCTTAGCGTCGTTATGCTTGCTAACAGCTAGCTTACAGGGCTTGGAGCTAAGCAGATAAACCTGCTGAGGTGGATCTAGTCCCTGCACCGTGTACAACACATAGCTGGTAAAGTTAATTTACCTATTTATTCAGTCTGAGAGACGAGTTCCACATAACCCCTGCTCTTTATTACTctttcattaaatatacacaacaGATTGAAACGTTCTCTATGAATTATAAAGTACATTAAATGGACGACTGAGTTGATTTCTGTTCATATACTACTGTGTTGTTGATAAAATAAACTATTCAGATTACCCAGTCAAGATTGATAATCCAACGATTATGGATTTAAAACAGTTCCTGTTAACTTTTTTCAAGTTAACAAAGCTTACAATATGATCAGTGCAGATGTGGAAAAACACAGATTACTTTAAACCAGGGCTGTTCAAcgcattttaattcaggggccaaatatggaccagtttgacctcaagtgggctgTAGATTTTTGGTTGGGGGaaaaagaacaactttatcataatttttttaCCCTAGTTTTAAATATCAGTTCATATTCacttgaatttatttatttattttttaactaaatttcATCTAATTTAGAAGAATTTTGTCAAgttatttgtgagaaattacaTGATTTGTGGAaacatttagagtttttttccccagagtttgccattaaaaatgactgcattcatgtgatataaataaaggaaaaatgcaagcccctaaaaatattgtgcagttggtgaatttgagatatctacaactggagtGTTTGGTAATTATAGACaaaaattcatgttttctcttaaattTTCATTTGTTTGGGGATTCCCCAACAACTATGTCTGATCATCTTCAAAATGACTTTTCTGGTCCAAGGAAAACCACATCCCTTTGTTTGGCCTCTGATCGATAAGCTTTTGCACCTTAAAACAGTGATAATACTGATTTTATTACAGTTGATTGTATGTGTATTTAAGTTGTGGATCAGTTAGGATACTTGTCTTGATCTGTGTTTACTGATAAAATCACCAGAGTTACTGGTCagataaataacattttagtgTAAGATTAAGATCGCCTATGCcagcggttctcaaccttgggagtcaggactccatttggggtcacgagagaCACGAgggatgccttcaagaaactaagaataatatttttttttgaacaatttgagcccatttttaccccttttctgcaactacaccaaacttgcctattttcatcactttttcttgccacatttttgcaccttttaatgcatttttgcaacattactcccgtttctgccacttctccataaaattgtatatatgtgtaacaacatatatatacatgacgaataaaggcttaaagccccagtttaatttaattaattaattaaattgcaatgccctttctgcacattttttccacttccaagacattttcagcacttataaacccttttccaccaattttcccacctaatgttacatatgttgacccattattgtcacttttatctcTTTCCACAATagttcatgcttatttttgccatttttaccacattcacgatttgtcaggaccattatttgtcagtttaaactaagtgttcctactttttgaattacattaccccaaccccccgtccccccatttctgccacatgtaagccaatattgacaatttgaacccttatttaccactttttttaatctgtttttggccctctaatttgcaactttttggtTTCTTCCCTTTATTCTCTTGAATGTtcttgtctgtgttcaaccaccttcaggcacagtgggggtccctggtctctggcacctttattttgggggtcctgggctgaaaaggttgagaaccactggtctatgcTACCAGATTATTGCTTAATAGGGAAAGTAGTGacagaaaatatttttgttttggggatACTCATTGATTAATTCACGGCTTCTCTTTACTGTTGACTTGCAAACAAATGGTGTTCTTTATATCTTGCATTTGCAGGTGCAGCCAAACTCTCCTGCAGACAAAGCTGGACTACAGCCCTACTTTGACTTCATTCTGTCTCTTGACCAACGCAGACTTGTAAGGATATATTATGATCACAGAAACTGACATGTTgagcaaaacacaaaaaaatatgctaATGATTCTCTGACTTTATGGCAGAATGAAGAAAATGATTCATTGAAAGAGATCCTAAAAGCCAACATGGAGCGAGCGGTGAAGATGGAAGTgtacagcattaaaagcaccaGGGTGCGTGATCTGGAGGTGGTGCCTAGTAACATGTGGGGGGGCCAGGGTCTGCTGGGGGCCAGCGTTCGCTTCTGCAGCTATCAAGGAGCCAATGAGAACGTTTGGCACGTCCTGGTGAGAAACAACTATAAGCATCGCATAGGTCGACCACAAACGTGTGTCTAAACATGAGCTTTGTTTCTCTCAGGATGTGGAAGCCCATTCACCGGCGGCCCTCGCTGGCCTTCAGCCACACACAGACTACATAGTTGGAGCCGATCAGGTTTTACAAGATGtgagaattattttaaaatcatcttggatgtgtttgtttgttgcaATGCTTTATGGAGATAAAGTTAAGGTAATTCAGACTTTGTCGTTGACAGTCAGATGATTTCTACTCACTGATTGAAGCTCATGAAGGAAAAGCTTTAAAGCTGCTCGTGTACAGCGTGGAAACAGACGTCTGCAGAGACGTGGTGGTCACACCCAACGGAGCGTGGGGAGGAGAGGGCaggtgtgtgacacacacacacagtgacgaGTCTGAGTTATATTCTCTACAGCAGACAACTGTTATCTCAGCAGCGACCACAAacatgattgtctgatccaacatttatcaacatttatgtaaacatttaaaataatgaccagtctgagcattagtacaggaaaaaacaaatggtggtgtttttgtgtatttttgttgtttcgcgGGTTTTTGTTGTAGTATTGTATGCATTTTTGTacgttttgtgttttcattttgtgtatttttattgttgttttgagtttttccaTCATTGCGCTAATcgtgtaattttgtaaattttttgcgttcagtttcatatttttctctcattctgtatatttttgttctgcAGAACCACACGAAATGAATCATAACACTGATACATTTTGTGTGGTTCTTCAGAAatatttgctgttttgtatatttttcagttatttatttgtagtcattttgtgttttaagcctaatttttgtgttccttcttgtgtatttttctgtagtctTGCcacttaaatgtttttatactgAAAGTGCTTCCcatgttaaaaatgtgtctaaCATTGTTTTCTTATAGTTTGGGTTGTGGCATCGGTTATGGATACCTGCACAGGATTCCTCTAAACCTTGAAGTATCGCCTGTGACGCCTCCTCCAGTTGTTCCTGAGGAGGAACCCATTGCTCCAGTGCTGCCCACTCATGGATACACAGAGGTACAGTACATTGCCTGATACCTCAACCTGATTTCATTGCAGATACTCTGTGTATTTTCATTCACAGTTTGTTGGAACAACGTTAGTCAACAGTAACCCTGATTGTAGTCCGTTTTGTTGaattatttagtttaaaatgatagaaattaaCCAACAAACTTCCAGAACTTCTAGCTGTGCAGATGAAATCATCCCATGCCAACATTCTATTTCCAGACGCCTCTGATGGCAGCTTCGACTCCCACTGAGGATTTATTAAACCTGGATCAGGGAGCCCTCCTGCCCCCACCCATCCAGAGAGTCATGGACCCTGGTGAGTGTTCAGTGATTGTTAAAGGACTCCTACCTACAGTATCAGTGTCATGATGCTCTGCTTTCTGCTCCTTTAAggtttttctgattctgaagcaGCAGGAGCAATGAGCGCTGACCTTGCAGATTTGGTAGACCGGCTGGATCTGTCCTCGTCCTCCATCGACATGACAGACACATCTTTAGCCATGCACGAGGAGAAGGACAACGACATATCGGGCGTGGGTGAGTTTTTGagcagtttttattttgtaatagaAATGATCTTTCTGCACGAGTCTCTTTGATTATctttcagtttgttttgttaACCCTCTGGGGCCGACGGACACGCCGGCGcgtcctgatcacatgatcgtaTTAAAGAGCCAATAGCGGAAAAGTGCGGAAGTCGagttatgagggaaaatgtgcgcgtgtttttttgtgacattttcttgagCTGTCAGTGCTCCGTGCAGGAAGACCCTGCAGAGCGCTTctaaaatgaaagcaaaaatgTTGTGCAGCAAGAAAGAACAACACTAAAACCTCACATTCTTTCCGTTTTCctattggttgagaagaagaaggccattgtccaatcataatgtccacatatagcgggaattttgttttcaagcgaCAGGTAAACGGAGAAAGAGAGGGTGAGTTGAGAGATTTGCGTTaatagtgattattactgtgatttgactgtttagttagtgtgtagtgagtgagaTTAGAGTGTAGTGTctaatatatttgtttattgttttatatcaacatAACGAGGCACAAATCATTTTTGAGTCATACTTTTTTGAAATAGTTGTACAAAATCGCCTGAGCCAT
This window contains:
- the gorasp1a gene encoding Golgi reassembly-stacking protein 1a — protein: MGLSQSSDVSDGGTYGYHVHGVQPNSPADKAGLQPYFDFILSLDQRRLNEENDSLKEILKANMERAVKMEVYSIKSTRVRDLEVVPSNMWGGQGLLGASVRFCSYQGANENVWHVLDVEAHSPAALAGLQPHTDYIVGADQVLQDSDDFYSLIEAHEGKALKLLVYSVETDVCRDVVVTPNGAWGGEGSLGCGIGYGYLHRIPLNLEVSPVTPPPVVPEEEPIAPVLPTHGYTETPLMAASTPTEDLLNLDQGALLPPPIQRVMDPGFSDSEAAGAMSADLADLVDRLDLSSSSIDMTDTSLAMHEEKDNDISGVEGLQDSLALSAADDHTHPPTLSPQAAVDFTSPLTGVDISSDSGVQPAETSQLLTEHSDLQTLPTDSESPPVTVSFPPAVSNDAQSEPAADDPPSSSPVDLIPASSSPESCTAEDLQPQASENAEALLEGSAECPDVAAAAAVKLHEEEEEEEEEEESHHE